One Ursus arctos isolate Adak ecotype North America unplaced genomic scaffold, UrsArc2.0 scaffold_39, whole genome shotgun sequence DNA segment encodes these proteins:
- the LOC125282356 gene encoding guanine nucleotide-binding protein G(olf) subunit alpha-like: MGCLGNSKTAEDQGVDEKERREANKKTEKQLQKERLAYKATHRLLLLGAGESGKSTIVKQMRILHVNGFNPEEKKQKILDIRKNVKDAIVTIVSAMSTIIPPVPLANPENQFRSDYIKSIAPITDFEYSQTPCPGLC; this comes from the exons ATGGGGTGTTTGGGCAACAGCAAGACGGCAGAAGACCAGGGCGTCGATGAAAAAGAACGACGCGAGGCCAACAAGAAGACCGAGAAGCAGTTGCAGAAGGAGCGTCTGGCTTACAAAGCGACTCACCGCCTGCTGCTACTGG GGGCTGGCGAGTCTGGGAAGAGTACTATTGTCAAACAAATGAGGATCCTGCATGTCAATGGATTTAATCCTGA ggaaaagaaacagaaaattctggacatcaggaaaaatgttaaagatgCTATTGtg aCAATTGTTTCAGCGATGAGTACTATCATACCTCCAGTTCCACTGGCCAACCCAGAAAACCAATTTCGATCAGACTATATCAAGAGTATAGCTCCTATCACCGACTTTGAATATTCCCAG ACTCCCTGTCCCGGCCTGTGCTGA